The following are from one region of the Stigmatella ashevillena genome:
- the prfA gene encoding peptide chain release factor 1 — MIDKLEEVERRFERLTADLSNPEVLADSMKLQKVSKERAALEKLVETFRTYRKVLGDLGEVEAWLDGGDADEKAYAREALPGLKQQREELEQELKILLLPKDPNDEKDVILEIRAGAGGDEAGLFAEEVMQMYLRYATRRGWKADIVDMSPGSVGGVKDVTVTLSGAAVFSNMKYESGVHRVQRVPATETQGRIHTSTITVSVMPEAEDVDVQINPADIEMQVMRSTGSGGQSVNTTDSAVRLIHKPSGIVVKCQQEKSQTKNRAQAMRMLRAKLYEIEQERIRSERDSMRRGQVGTGDRSEKIRTYNFPQDRLTDHRISLTVHNLPGIMAGGIDDVITACRTHYQAEALKQQTGGGSSRSAFEGP, encoded by the coding sequence ATGATTGACAAGCTTGAAGAGGTCGAGCGCCGGTTCGAGCGCCTCACCGCCGACCTGTCCAACCCCGAAGTTCTCGCCGATTCAATGAAGCTTCAGAAGGTCTCCAAGGAGCGGGCCGCTCTGGAGAAGCTCGTCGAGACCTTCCGCACCTACCGCAAGGTCCTGGGGGACCTCGGCGAGGTGGAAGCCTGGCTGGATGGGGGCGATGCGGACGAGAAAGCCTACGCCCGCGAGGCCCTGCCCGGGCTGAAGCAGCAGCGCGAGGAGCTCGAGCAGGAGCTGAAGATCCTTCTGCTGCCCAAGGATCCGAACGACGAGAAGGACGTCATCCTGGAAATCCGCGCGGGCGCGGGCGGGGACGAGGCGGGCCTGTTCGCCGAGGAGGTCATGCAGATGTACCTCCGCTATGCGACGCGGCGCGGCTGGAAGGCGGACATCGTCGACATGAGCCCTGGCAGCGTGGGGGGCGTCAAGGACGTCACCGTCACCCTGTCGGGCGCCGCGGTCTTCAGCAACATGAAGTACGAGTCGGGCGTGCACCGGGTGCAGCGCGTGCCCGCCACCGAGACCCAGGGGCGCATCCACACCTCCACCATCACCGTCTCGGTGATGCCCGAGGCGGAGGACGTGGACGTGCAGATCAACCCCGCGGACATCGAGATGCAGGTGATGCGCTCGACGGGCTCGGGAGGACAGAGCGTCAACACCACGGACTCCGCGGTGCGCCTCATCCACAAGCCCTCGGGCATCGTCGTGAAGTGCCAGCAGGAGAAGAGCCAGACGAAGAACCGCGCCCAGGCCATGCGCATGCTGCGCGCCAAGCTCTACGAAATTGAGCAGGAGCGCATCCGCTCCGAGCGCGACTCCATGCGCCGAGGCCAGGTGGGCACCGGCGACCGCAGCGAGAAGATCCGCACCTACAACTTCCCGCAGGACCGGCTCACCGACCACCGCATCAGCCTGACCGTGCACAACCTGCCGGGCATCATGGCCGGGGGCATCGATGACGTCATCACCGCCTGCCGGACGCACTACCAGGCGGAGGCCCTGAAGCAGCAGACCGGCGGAGGCTCGAGCCGCTCCGCGTTCGAAGGCCCATGA
- the prmC gene encoding peptide chain release factor N(5)-glutamine methyltransferase, translated as MSETWTIRKVLTWTAQHFEKRQVDSPRLTAEVLLAHLLKTGRVRLYVDLDRPLSKEELAAYRALIERRMAGEPTQYLTGAKEFYNRPFKVDARVLIPRPETELLVEAALRALPKDAPSHALDVCAGSGCIAISLAAERPQASVLATDLSPGACALARENAETLGVSSRVTLLQGDLFAPVPADARFALVVSNPPYIASGEIPGLSAEVRREPSLALDGGLDGLDLIRRVIQGARRYLEPGGLLAMEIGETQGAAVKELLQAAGYSDARVEKDLERRDRLAFGTQPVATEPRG; from the coding sequence ATGAGCGAGACCTGGACCATCCGCAAGGTCCTGACCTGGACGGCGCAGCACTTCGAGAAGCGCCAGGTGGACTCGCCCCGGCTCACCGCCGAGGTGCTCCTGGCGCACCTGCTGAAGACGGGACGGGTGCGCCTGTATGTGGACCTGGACCGGCCGCTCTCCAAAGAGGAGCTGGCCGCCTACCGGGCCCTCATCGAGCGGCGCATGGCGGGCGAGCCCACCCAGTACCTGACGGGCGCGAAGGAGTTCTACAACCGCCCCTTCAAGGTGGATGCCCGCGTGCTCATCCCCCGCCCGGAGACGGAGCTGCTCGTGGAAGCCGCCCTCCGGGCCTTGCCCAAGGACGCCCCCAGCCACGCCCTGGATGTGTGCGCCGGCTCGGGCTGCATCGCCATCAGCCTCGCCGCCGAGCGCCCCCAGGCCTCCGTGCTGGCCACGGACCTGTCGCCCGGCGCATGCGCGCTGGCCCGGGAGAACGCCGAGACCCTGGGGGTGAGCAGCCGCGTCACCCTCCTCCAGGGAGACCTCTTCGCCCCGGTCCCCGCAGACGCCCGCTTCGCCCTGGTGGTCTCCAATCCGCCCTACATCGCCTCCGGGGAGATTCCAGGCCTGTCGGCGGAAGTGCGCCGCGAGCCCTCCCTGGCGCTGGATGGGGGCCTGGATGGACTGGACTTGATTCGCCGCGTCATCCAAGGCGCCCGCCGGTATCTGGAGCCTGGCGGCCTGCTTGCAATGGAGATTGGCGAAACCCAGGGGGCCGCCGTGAAGGAGCTGCTCCAGGCCGCGGGCTACAGCGACGCGCGCGTGGAGAAGGATCTGGAGCGGCGGGACCGCCTCGCTTTTGGGACACAACCCGTGGCCACCGAGCCGCGGGGGTGA
- the murA gene encoding UDP-N-acetylglucosamine 1-carboxyvinyltransferase, whose amino-acid sequence MDKIVVKGGPALCGEVQASGAKNAALPILASSLLADGKSTYRNVPDLVDVSTMLKVLRTMGCGAERLTETAKDVCEVTVGAGITPEAPYELVKTMRASVLVLGPLVARYGRARVSLPGGCAIGARPIDQHLKGLKALGADITLTEGYVEARAQRLRGATVNFDLITVTGTENVMMAAVLAKGRTVLENCAREPEVEELARVLNKMGARIEGGGTSVITIDGVEALHPVEHAILPDRIEAGTLLVAAAISGGDILVKHAVPEHMEAVVLKLRETGCTVTTENGGVRCKAPQTLRPVDVTTTEHPGFPTDMQAQLMVLLSVAQGTSVISEHIFENRFMHVAELHRMGADITIQGPTAVVKGVPKLSGAPVMATDLRASASLILAGLRAEGRTDVQRVYHLDRGYERLELKLRSLGADIQRMKA is encoded by the coding sequence ATGGACAAGATCGTCGTGAAGGGTGGCCCCGCGCTGTGTGGGGAAGTGCAAGCCTCGGGGGCCAAGAATGCCGCGCTCCCCATCCTCGCCTCCTCGCTGCTGGCCGATGGAAAGAGCACCTACCGCAACGTGCCGGACCTGGTGGACGTCTCCACCATGCTCAAGGTGCTGCGAACCATGGGGTGTGGCGCCGAGCGCCTGACGGAGACCGCCAAGGACGTCTGCGAGGTGACCGTGGGGGCGGGCATCACCCCCGAGGCCCCGTACGAGCTGGTCAAGACGATGCGCGCCTCCGTGCTGGTGCTGGGCCCCCTGGTGGCCCGCTACGGCCGGGCGCGGGTGTCGCTGCCGGGCGGCTGTGCCATCGGCGCCCGCCCCATCGACCAGCACCTCAAGGGCCTCAAGGCCCTGGGGGCGGACATCACCCTCACCGAGGGCTATGTGGAGGCCCGGGCCCAACGGCTGCGGGGGGCCACGGTCAACTTTGACCTCATCACCGTCACCGGCACGGAAAACGTGATGATGGCGGCGGTGCTGGCCAAGGGGCGCACCGTCCTGGAGAACTGCGCGCGCGAGCCCGAGGTGGAGGAGCTGGCCCGGGTGCTCAACAAGATGGGCGCGCGCATCGAGGGCGGGGGCACCTCCGTCATCACCATCGACGGGGTGGAGGCCCTGCACCCGGTGGAGCACGCCATCCTGCCGGACCGCATCGAGGCCGGCACCCTGCTGGTGGCCGCGGCCATCAGCGGCGGCGACATCCTGGTGAAACACGCGGTGCCCGAGCACATGGAGGCGGTGGTGCTCAAGCTGCGCGAGACGGGGTGCACGGTGACCACCGAGAACGGGGGGGTGCGCTGCAAGGCCCCCCAGACCCTCCGTCCCGTAGACGTGACGACCACCGAACACCCGGGCTTCCCCACGGACATGCAGGCGCAGCTCATGGTGCTGCTGAGCGTGGCCCAGGGCACCTCGGTCATCTCCGAGCACATCTTCGAAAACCGCTTCATGCACGTGGCGGAGCTGCACCGCATGGGGGCGGACATCACCATCCAGGGCCCCACCGCGGTGGTGAAGGGGGTGCCCAAGCTGTCCGGCGCCCCCGTGATGGCCACGGACCTGAGGGCCAGCGCCTCCCTCATCCTGGCCGGTCTCCGAGCCGAGGGACGCACGGACGTCCAGCGCGTCTACCACCTGGACCGGGGCTACGAGCGGCTCGAACTCAAGCTGCGAAGCCTGGGGGCCGACATCCAGCGCATGAAGGCCTGA
- a CDS encoding zf-TFIIB domain-containing protein, which yields MICPGCNVEMADLEGDDLTLRKCGECGGLWIDVADLNRVLLHNNLPGLESQGGKLDADALTGQCPECQVDLVRVTGGDRHHPLQYDTCESCGGIFLESEFADATDAKVAVSEIIDFFRAFSAKKKTAV from the coding sequence ATGATTTGCCCCGGTTGCAACGTCGAGATGGCCGATCTCGAAGGGGATGACCTGACGTTGCGGAAGTGTGGAGAGTGCGGCGGGCTGTGGATCGACGTCGCGGACCTCAACCGGGTCCTGCTCCACAACAACCTCCCCGGGCTGGAGAGCCAGGGCGGTAAGCTCGACGCGGACGCGCTCACGGGCCAATGCCCGGAGTGCCAGGTGGACCTGGTCCGGGTAACCGGTGGAGACCGGCATCACCCGCTCCAATACGACACCTGCGAATCCTGCGGTGGCATCTTCCTGGAGTCGGAGTTCGCGGACGCGACCGACGCCAAGGTCGCCGTCTCGGAGATCATCGACTTCTTCCGCGCCTTCAGTGCGAAGAAGAAGACCGCCGTCTAA
- a CDS encoding discoidin domain-containing protein produces the protein MRRISILASLLSLSLPLPALAAQPSVGYAQAADYLEKDAHPERYSPLNILDGRDTTVWCSPGGRGSPLSVGFKGVATVDEVRLYTGNGSDRQAFKDYARVKKLTLQGKESARTFTLEDKRGTQTVPLNPAISGAWFTLEVVDTFPGAEPNAPVCLTDVVFYSEGKPLNGPQLAPKLKYDGRTAPLLGTWYAGLEGAPDRFLSFYVDGTYRFVHEPLDGEEPTLLTGAYTASSSKLTLEIPKKGKTAASLQPSEGDGPTDGQTITLQGDVPGPWKEPFRSRP, from the coding sequence ATGCGTCGCATCTCGATCCTCGCCAGCCTGTTGTCCCTCTCCCTCCCGCTTCCCGCCCTCGCCGCGCAGCCCTCTGTCGGCTACGCCCAGGCAGCGGATTACCTGGAGAAGGACGCACACCCCGAACGCTACTCCCCGCTCAACATCCTGGATGGGCGGGACACCACCGTGTGGTGCTCGCCGGGAGGGCGCGGCAGTCCGCTGTCCGTCGGCTTCAAGGGGGTGGCCACCGTGGACGAGGTGCGCCTCTACACGGGCAATGGCTCGGATCGGCAGGCATTCAAGGACTACGCCCGGGTGAAGAAGCTCACCCTGCAGGGCAAGGAGAGTGCCCGCACCTTCACCCTCGAGGACAAGCGGGGCACCCAGACGGTGCCCCTGAATCCGGCCATCTCGGGCGCCTGGTTCACCCTGGAGGTGGTGGACACGTTCCCCGGCGCCGAGCCCAATGCCCCGGTGTGTCTCACGGATGTCGTCTTCTACTCCGAGGGCAAGCCGCTCAATGGGCCCCAGCTGGCCCCGAAGCTGAAGTACGACGGGCGCACGGCCCCCCTGTTGGGCACTTGGTACGCGGGGCTCGAGGGTGCGCCCGACCGTTTCTTGTCCTTCTATGTGGATGGGACGTACCGCTTCGTCCACGAGCCGCTGGATGGGGAGGAGCCCACCCTGCTCACGGGGGCGTACACGGCCTCGAGCTCCAAGCTGACCCTGGAGATCCCCAAGAAGGGCAAGACCGCCGCGAGTCTGCAGCCCTCGGAGGGCGACGGGCCGACGGACGGACAGACGATCACCCTTCAGGGCGATGTGCCCGGCCCCTGGAAAGAGCCCTTCCGAAGCCGGCCCTGA
- a CDS encoding ABC transporter substrate-binding protein: MRRLVWIAVCAALAGCPKGKEEVPDAGPPIDPGPDALTEKEPNERPDQALALVRDAVVTGALSADPSKQDEDWYRLAPSTARTADITLSGIPGVDVTLEVYDRDRNRLGSVNSEGEGKPERFPNLFVEGERFVRVASARKGSGGAYTLTLSYRRPNDGEEREPNDRAVDAHPLTLGQAVAAYIGHSGDEDWYRVELPAPEAALPPSTETSPPSTETPPPPPTEAPPPTPPTEAAPPAEGMAAPPEEASAPTEGIVPPEALGGDAGVPGAVAQGGDAGTPPPPEPPSVALKIDLSALDGVRPELSVLSAAEAPLFTLRGKEGEALSLRNIGVRATDRMVYVVVKSGWMGTGKEARRAYNATTAYTLSVSLEEAGANAELEPNDELYKATPLTSAGFKEGFLAPKSDVDHYVLRTSEPLLAKVELSGVDRLDLVLSAVEPPTGEGAQETVTLRANDGAVKEPERLNNVSCREACYFRVESATRKIDGKWVKDFENADLPYRISVTTVPDNGSEESEPNNTAARATELMFGKPLRGTVYPVKDVDYYRLDLSDRPVRTSLRATLLGILKVDVGLYLHRMGEDGKLSLVQTADRAKGDQPETIRYSAEPGVYVLEVRDTKNRESNFQDAYQLSVEEGE, encoded by the coding sequence ATGCGACGTCTGGTCTGGATTGCTGTGTGCGCCGCACTGGCCGGCTGCCCCAAGGGCAAGGAAGAGGTGCCCGATGCGGGCCCGCCCATCGACCCCGGTCCAGACGCCTTGACCGAGAAGGAGCCCAATGAGCGGCCAGACCAGGCGCTGGCCCTGGTGCGAGACGCGGTGGTGACGGGGGCCCTCTCGGCGGACCCTTCCAAACAGGATGAGGACTGGTACCGGCTGGCACCGTCCACCGCGCGCACCGCGGACATCACCCTCTCCGGCATTCCCGGAGTGGATGTGACGCTGGAGGTCTACGACCGGGACCGCAACCGGCTGGGGAGTGTGAACAGCGAGGGGGAAGGCAAACCGGAGCGCTTCCCGAATCTCTTCGTCGAGGGCGAGCGCTTCGTGCGCGTGGCCTCGGCGCGCAAGGGCAGCGGAGGGGCCTACACCCTCACGCTGAGCTACCGGCGGCCCAATGACGGCGAGGAGCGGGAGCCCAACGATCGGGCCGTGGACGCACACCCGCTGACGCTCGGGCAGGCGGTGGCCGCCTACATCGGCCACTCGGGCGACGAGGACTGGTACCGCGTCGAGCTGCCCGCCCCCGAGGCCGCCCTCCCTCCGTCCACCGAGACGTCCCCTCCCTCCACCGAGACACCCCCTCCCCCCCCCACCGAAGCCCCTCCGCCGACACCTCCCACGGAGGCCGCTCCTCCGGCTGAGGGCATGGCCGCCCCCCCGGAAGAGGCATCCGCTCCCACGGAAGGCATCGTCCCCCCCGAGGCCCTGGGCGGCGATGCGGGCGTTCCAGGGGCGGTGGCCCAAGGGGGGGATGCCGGAACCCCTCCCCCGCCGGAGCCCCCCAGCGTGGCACTGAAGATCGATCTGTCCGCCCTGGACGGCGTGCGTCCGGAGCTCTCGGTGCTTTCCGCCGCGGAGGCCCCGCTGTTCACCCTGCGCGGCAAGGAAGGCGAGGCACTCTCGCTGCGCAACATCGGCGTGCGCGCCACGGACCGCATGGTCTACGTGGTGGTGAAGAGCGGCTGGATGGGCACGGGCAAGGAGGCCCGGCGCGCCTACAACGCGACGACTGCGTACACCCTCTCGGTGTCGCTCGAAGAGGCGGGGGCCAACGCGGAGCTGGAGCCCAACGATGAGCTGTACAAGGCCACCCCGCTGACTTCAGCGGGGTTCAAGGAGGGCTTCCTGGCGCCCAAGAGCGACGTGGACCACTACGTGCTGCGCACGAGCGAGCCTCTGCTGGCCAAGGTGGAGCTGTCCGGAGTGGACCGGCTCGATCTGGTGCTCTCTGCGGTAGAGCCTCCCACGGGCGAAGGGGCGCAGGAGACGGTGACCCTGCGTGCCAATGACGGCGCGGTGAAGGAGCCCGAACGCCTCAACAACGTCTCCTGCCGGGAGGCGTGCTACTTCCGGGTGGAGAGCGCCACGCGGAAAATCGACGGCAAGTGGGTGAAGGACTTCGAGAACGCGGACCTGCCCTACCGCATCTCGGTCACCACGGTGCCTGACAACGGCAGTGAGGAGAGCGAGCCCAACAACACGGCGGCACGGGCCACGGAGCTGATGTTCGGCAAGCCCCTGCGCGGCACGGTGTACCCGGTCAAGGACGTGGACTACTACCGGTTGGATCTGTCGGACCGGCCCGTGCGCACCTCACTCCGGGCCACGCTGCTGGGCATCCTCAAGGTGGATGTGGGGCTGTACCTCCACCGAATGGGCGAGGACGGGAAGCTGTCGCTCGTGCAGACGGCGGACCGCGCCAAGGGAGACCAGCCCGAGACCATCCGCTACAGCGCCGAGCCGGGGGTCTATGTCCTGGAAGTCCGCGACACGAAGAACCGCGAGTCCAACTTCCAGGACGCGTATCAGCTCTCCGTCGAGGAGGGCGAGTAA
- a CDS encoding type VI immunity family protein — translation MRQAHQSVAQAVFRSLETYLQIIGSQALAWYADMNGEMQELNEKSWQEIRENLLSDQGALVDLKDGPGGVGEFQFEYQGGQLDEPPHTEMRGPVCAVSFWLSTEYLETHGPVHVRDLALALADPLPFNSGLPGVSREIRRWCFRYPGLDIIDLGPLSAELGTQVRGAFWLTFLGQPVLGKLGGPAGVRNRLNSSDIAVQAMDGDRAILTLGDSPTAGDTEQGGLPSHRELARILEPWLHQERVAFRDFTQEETRRWERRWLD, via the coding sequence ATGAGGCAGGCGCATCAATCAGTCGCGCAAGCGGTATTCCGCTCTCTGGAGACATACCTCCAAATCATAGGCTCTCAGGCGCTCGCCTGGTACGCAGACATGAATGGAGAAATGCAGGAATTGAATGAAAAATCCTGGCAGGAAATCCGAGAGAATCTGCTCTCGGATCAAGGTGCTCTCGTTGACCTGAAGGACGGGCCAGGCGGCGTTGGGGAATTTCAGTTCGAGTACCAGGGAGGACAGCTGGACGAGCCACCTCACACCGAGATGAGAGGACCCGTCTGTGCCGTCTCGTTCTGGCTCTCGACGGAATATTTGGAGACACACGGACCTGTTCATGTCCGCGACCTCGCCTTGGCCCTGGCGGACCCACTTCCCTTCAACTCCGGCCTCCCGGGTGTCTCCAGGGAAATCCGCCGCTGGTGCTTCCGCTATCCAGGACTGGACATCATCGACCTGGGTCCCCTCTCCGCGGAATTGGGAACCCAGGTCCGCGGGGCTTTTTGGCTGACGTTCCTGGGCCAACCTGTGTTGGGCAAGCTGGGGGGCCCAGCGGGTGTGCGCAACCGGCTGAACTCCTCGGATATCGCCGTTCAGGCCATGGACGGCGATCGGGCCATCCTCACCCTGGGAGACTCCCCAACCGCAGGGGACACCGAGCAAGGTGGTCTCCCAAGCCATCGTGAGCTGGCGCGCATCTTGGAGCCGTGGCTGCACCAAGAACGGGTTGCCTTCCGAGATTTCACCCAAGAAGAGACGCGGCGCTGGGAGCGCCGCTGGCTCGACTGA